From Polaribacter haliotis:
AATGTCTTCTGCGTGTTTATAAGTTTGAATGGTATTATAACCAGTATCGCACCAAATTACTTTTACATCTTTTTTCACTTCTGTAACAGCATTTAAAATTGCTACCTCATAAGGTCTAAAGTTTGTAGTTACTACAGGATTTTTAGCAATAGAAATTGCCCACTTTATAATTTCTAACGGATTTTTATCCGCTAATTGTTTGTTTATTTCGTCTATATTAAAACTCATTACTTTCCCCATTTTATTTTGTTCCAAATTCTTTCGTGAAAGAAATATAAAACCAGTTTTGTTACAAAATCTACTGATGCAATTGAAGCTGCTAAAGTTATTTCTCCTGTTAAAAAGTAAGAAACGACTAAAGTATCTAACGTACCAATTGCTCTCCAGCTCAATGCTTTTACCACACTTCGCAAAGGTTTTTCTGAAGTTTTATCTTCTTCAAAACCTCTACTTTGTGCTTTTTTACTAAAAATGATTTGGTTTAAAATCATAAATATTAATTCAAATAATTACCCTACTTAATTAATAGGGTATGCAAACATAGTCCAAAAAATACTATTAGAATAATATTGAAGTTAAATAATTCTTAAAACCCTACAATTTTAGTAGATTAATAAAAAAAGCGATAAATATTTAAGAATATCTAATTACTAAAAGGTTTTAGTTAGATATATTAATGGTGAGTAATTTTTAAAAAAATTGAGACTAACTACAACACAAATCTGCTAAAGAAGTATTTCTGAAAATCTGTAAAGAACTGTCTCTTACTTGAATCATTAACTTGTTTACTGCACAAGTATTTTCATCTGGACAATCTTCACATTTTTTATAAAAATTTAAGCTAACACAAGGTACCATTGCAATTGGCCCTTCTAAAATTCGCATAACAGTGGTCATTTGAATTTCTGATGGTTCTTTTAATAAATAATAACCACCACCTTTTCCTTTTTTAGAGCCTAAAATGTCGTTTTTACGAAGTGTTAATAGAATACTTTCTAAAAATTTAAGTGAAATATTTTCGCTTTTAGAAATTGTAGCAATTTGAACAGGTACTCTGTTTTCTAATCTTGCTAAATAAGTAAGCGCTTTAATTCCGTATTTTGTCTTTTTTGAAAGCATTTAACAAAATTACACAAATTAAAATAAAATTATGCGTTTAAGGCTTGCTCTAAATCTGCAATAATATCTACCACATTTTCTAAACCAACAGAAACTCTAACCAAACCTTTTGTAATACCAACTTCTAATCTATCTTCTTCAGAAAGTCTACCATGAGTTGTAGATGATGGATGTGTAACAATAGTTCTTGTATCTCCTAAATTTGCAGAAAGTGAGCACATTTTTATATTGTCAAGAAATTTTCTTCCAGCTTCAATTCCTCCTTTTATTTCGAAAGCGACAATATTTCCGCCCAAACTCATTTGATTTTTAGCAATTTTATATTGTGGATGCGATTTCAAAAAAGGATATTTTACCAACTCAACATTTTCTTGAGTTTCTAAAAATTCTGCAACTTTTAAAGCATTTTCTGAATGTTTTTCTACTCTTATTGCCAAAGTTTCTAAACTTTTTGATAAAACCCAAGCATTAAAAGGAGACATTGCTGGCCCAGTATTTCTTGCGAATAAATAAATTTCTCGCATTAATTCTTTGTTTCCAACTGTAACTCCACCTAAAACTCTTCCTTGTCCGTCTATTAATTTTGTTGCAGAATGAATAACCAAATCTGCACCAAACTTAATTGGCTGTTGTACATAAGGTGTTGCAAAACAATTATCTACAATAAAAATAAGTTTATGTTTTTTTGCAATTTTACCAATCAATTCTAAATCTAAAATATCTACAGCAGGATTTGTAGGTGTTTCAATATATAAGATTTTGGTATTTTCTTTAATTAAGCTTTCTACCAAATCAACTTCATCAACTTTAAAATATGAAGTTTCTATATTCCATTTTGGTAAAAACTTTGTAAACATACTGTGTGTAGAACCAAAAACAGATCTACAAGAAACTACATGATCACCAGCATTTAATAAAGCTGCAAATGTTGAAAATATTGCAGACATTCCTGTTGCAAAAGCATAACCTGCTTCTGCACCTTCCATTTGTACAATTTTATCTGTAAATTCTGTTGTATTTGGGTTTGTGAATCTACTATATAAATTACGTTGTTTTTCTTCTGCAAATGAAGCTCTCATTTCTTCTGCATCGTCAAAAACAAAACTCGATGTTAAATATAATGGTGTAGAATGTTCAGAAAATTGAGATCTTTCTGTCTGATTTCTTATTGCCTCTGTTTCGAAATGTTTGCTCATATGTTAGGTTTTAGTAATTAGGTTTTAGTGCCAACTAATACCTAACTACTATTTACTTTTTTTTACTTTTTTTTCAATCAGTTTTTTTCTTGACTAAAATATTGCCAACAGAAAACTGCCTACTTTTTTTAATTATTATGTTTTGCTAATCTTAAAATATCTCCAAAAACCCCTCTGGCTGTTACTTTAGATCCTGCTCCTGCTCCTTGAATTACAATTGGTTGTTCTCCATAAGATTCTGTATAAATTTCAAAAATTGCATCAGAACCTTTTAAAGATCCTAAAGGTGAATTTTTAGAAACCGACACTAATTTTACATCTAAATTCCCAGTGTCTTGAGATAAATCTCCACTTAATTCGCCAATATAACGTAAAACGTGGTTTTCTTCTTGACTTTCTTTTAATTGTTGATATTCCTCGTTCATCAATGCTAAATTTGATAAGAAATCATCAACAGAACCTTCTCTTAAATTTTCTGGAATTAAATTCTGAATATTTACATCTACGAACTCATTTTCTAATTCTAATTCTCTTGCCAAAATTAGTAATTTTCTGGCAACATCATTTCCACCTAAATCTTCTCTTGCATCTGGCTCTGTAAAACCCGCATCAATTGCTACTTGTAAAACTTCTGAAAAAGGTTTATTTTCTTCAGAAAACGTATTGAATAAATAACTTAAACTTCCAGAAAAAACTCCTCTAATTTTTGTGATATTTTCTCCTGATTCATGTAATAAACGAATGGTATCAATTAATGGTAAACCTGCACCAACATTGGTTTCATATAAATATTGTTTTTTGTATTCTTTTAATTTTCTTCTTAATTCTTTATAGAACTCAAAAGACAATGTATTCGCTATTTTATTACAAGAAACCAGATCGAAACCTGCTTCTACTAAGGGTATATAATTACTTACAAAATTAACACTTGCTGTATTATCTACTGCAATTAAGTTTTCGAAATGATTCGCTTTAGCAAACGAAATAATATCTTCTACAGCAATATTTTCTTCTCCTTTTGATACCAAATCTTCTTCCCAATTTTTGGAGACTCCATTTTTATTCAAAAGTACTTTTTTTGAATTTGCAACAGAAAAAACGTTCAATTGAATTTTTCTTCTTTCTAAAACTGATGCTGTATTTTCAATAATTTGATCAATTAATGTTCCACCAACAGTTCCTTTTCCAAAAATGGCAATATTTATTTTTTTAGCAACTCCAAAAACTTGTCCATGAATTACATTTACAGCTTTATGTAATTGTTCTTTCTTAACCACCAAACTCACATTTTTTCCTGTGATGGTATTGTTGAATAAAACAGGAACAATTTGGTTTTTAATTAATGCATTGTATGGCAAATGAAATTCGCTTAAATCTTGTCCAATAATTGAAATTACAGCCACATTATCTACAATAGAAATCTGATTTACATCTTGAGAATAAAAATCGTTTTCAAACTCTTTTTCTAATGCTAAAACAGCTTCATTTGCTCTATTTGCATCAATAATTAAGCCAATTCCTCTTTCTGAAGAACCTTGAGAAATAATACTTACACTAATATTTTTATCACTTAAAGCTCTAAAAATTCTTGCATCTACACCAACTTTACCCAACAAACCTCTTCCTTCGAAATTTAATAAAGCAACATTGTTAATAGTAGAAATGGATTTTATCCCTTTTGTTGAAGATTCTGATGTGATTAAAGTTCCTTTATCTTCTTTATTAAACGTATTTAAAATACGCAAATTAATGTTCTTTTCTAATAACGGAATAATGGTTTTTGCGTGCAAAATTGTCGCCCCAAAATTTGCCAATTCATTCGCTTCTGAAAATGATAATTGCTCAATTTTCTTTGCATCTGCAACTAAATCTGGATTTGCAGTAAAAATTCCACTTACATGTGTATAATTCTGAAGCTCATCTGCATCTAAATAATTTGCAATTAAAGCAGCAGTATAATTACTTCCATTTCTACCTAAAGTTGTAGTCTCTCCTTTTTTATTGGATGCAATAAAACCTGTTACTACATTTATTGCATCTGAATTTTCTTTGAAATAAGAAATTACATTTTCCGAAGAAAC
This genomic window contains:
- the thrA gene encoding bifunctional aspartate kinase/homoserine dehydrogenase I; this translates as MKDKLQHIKIKNFTTELGAKIPEINLSYQVFGQDLGTAPVILINHALTGNSDVAGENGWWLDIVGKDKAINTDVYTILSFNIPGNGFDGFLIENYKDFIARDIARIFLEGLIDLKIKQLFALIGGSLGGGIAWEMIVLNNKITQHFLPIATDWKSTDWLIGNCQIQEQFLVNSSNPVHDARMHAMLCYRTPESFKARFQRSKKENSDIFNVESWLLHHGEKLQERYQLSSYKLMNQLLKSIDVTKNGEKNIEVLDQIEANIHIIGVDSDLFFTAEENRETHKKLALTKANVTYNEINSVHGHDAFLMEYDQLQKIIEPIFNKDYRAKKMKVLKFGGKSLANGKGLENTLEIILNKHKNGEKITLIASARGNTTNELENLLTLASQQKPYLDAFDAFKDYQLKPNPNLDCTQEFLKLATIFEGVYLLGDYSEKIKDEVLAQGELLSVKLVASLLEEKGISANPTDARKLIITDDNFGNAQPISAVSSENVISYFKENSDAINVVTGFIASNKKGETTTLGRNGSNYTAALIANYLDADELQNYTHVSGIFTANPDLVADAKKIEQLSFSEANELANFGATILHAKTIIPLLEKNINLRILNTFNKEDKGTLITSESSTKGIKSISTINNVALLNFEGRGLLGKVGVDARIFRALSDKNISVSIISQGSSERGIGLIIDANRANEAVLALEKEFENDFYSQDVNQISIVDNVAVISIIGQDLSEFHLPYNALIKNQIVPVLFNNTITGKNVSLVVKKEQLHKAVNVIHGQVFGVAKKINIAIFGKGTVGGTLIDQIIENTASVLERRKIQLNVFSVANSKKVLLNKNGVSKNWEEDLVSKGEENIAVEDIISFAKANHFENLIAVDNTASVNFVSNYIPLVEAGFDLVSCNKIANTLSFEFYKELRRKLKEYKKQYLYETNVGAGLPLIDTIRLLHESGENITKIRGVFSGSLSYLFNTFSEENKPFSEVLQVAIDAGFTEPDAREDLGGNDVARKLLILARELELENEFVDVNIQNLIPENLREGSVDDFLSNLALMNEEYQQLKESQEENHVLRYIGELSGDLSQDTGNLDVKLVSVSKNSPLGSLKGSDAIFEIYTESYGEQPIVIQGAGAGSKVTARGVFGDILRLAKHNN
- a CDS encoding DUF2061 domain-containing protein, whose translation is MILNQIIFSKKAQSRGFEEDKTSEKPLRSVVKALSWRAIGTLDTLVVSYFLTGEITLAASIASVDFVTKLVLYFFHERIWNKIKWGK
- a CDS encoding O-succinylhomoserine sulfhydrylase, whose translation is MSKHFETEAIRNQTERSQFSEHSTPLYLTSSFVFDDAEEMRASFAEEKQRNLYSRFTNPNTTEFTDKIVQMEGAEAGYAFATGMSAIFSTFAALLNAGDHVVSCRSVFGSTHSMFTKFLPKWNIETSYFKVDEVDLVESLIKENTKILYIETPTNPAVDILDLELIGKIAKKHKLIFIVDNCFATPYVQQPIKFGADLVIHSATKLIDGQGRVLGGVTVGNKELMREIYLFARNTGPAMSPFNAWVLSKSLETLAIRVEKHSENALKVAEFLETQENVELVKYPFLKSHPQYKIAKNQMSLGGNIVAFEIKGGIEAGRKFLDNIKMCSLSANLGDTRTIVTHPSSTTHGRLSEEDRLEVGITKGLVRVSVGLENVVDIIADLEQALNA
- a CDS encoding RrF2 family transcriptional regulator; the protein is MLSKKTKYGIKALTYLARLENRVPVQIATISKSENISLKFLESILLTLRKNDILGSKKGKGGGYYLLKEPSEIQMTTVMRILEGPIAMVPCVSLNFYKKCEDCPDENTCAVNKLMIQVRDSSLQIFRNTSLADLCCS